In Accipiter gentilis chromosome 18, bAccGen1.1, whole genome shotgun sequence, the following are encoded in one genomic region:
- the TMEM52B gene encoding transmembrane protein 52B — protein MQSPVMICFVLMCFLWVPQVKGEEGCLNTELCSGTEWDRLWYIWLVVVIGGLLLLCGLLSVCVRCCFHCRQAGEESGPQPYEVTVIAFDHDSTLQSTITSLHSVFGPAARRILAVAHSHNAAQGTPPLSASDTPPVYEEALHMSRFTVAKTGQKVPDLDPVPEEKLQASAEGKDAQPALPGH, from the exons ATGCAGAGCCCAGTCATGATCTGCtttgttttaatgtgtttcttaTGG GTCCCCCAAGTAAAAGGTGAGGAAGGCTGTCTCAACACTGAACT CTGTTCAGGTACAGAGTGGGACCGTTTGTGGTATATCTG GCTGGTGGTGGTCATtggtgggctgctgctgctgtgtggccTGCTTTCTGTCTGCGTGAGATGCTGTTTTCATTGCCGTCAGGCAGGGGAGGAATCGGGCCCTCAGCCCTACGAGGTCACCGTCATTGCTTTTGATCATGACAGCACCCTCCAGAGCACCATTACCT CTCTCCATTCTGTGTTTGGGCCTGCTGCCAGGAGGATATTAGCGGTGGCACACTCCCATAACGCTGCGCAGGGAACACCACCCCTCTCAGCATCAGACACTCCTCCAGTCTACGAAGAAGCTCTGCACATGAGCAGATTCACAGTCGCCAAGACAGGGCAGAAAGTGCCAGACCTGGATCCAGTGCCGGAGGAAAAACTGCAGGCATCTGCTGAGGGCAAGGATGCCCAGCCAGCCCTCCCAGGACACTAG